GTATAATAGGGGAAATATTATCTTATGCTAGTAGCATACAAATTATGTATTCAACTCAAGTTGCTTTAGAAAATGTACATTTTTATACTTATTATTAGCTGCACTGCAGCTAGATagtattgaagtattgattagtcCGTTTACGAATCAGAAATTGATCTGTTTAATGTGTTATCTATCTATgtaagttattatattaataagcaAAAGGTATCAAAAAACATTTATATTGTCACAAACTATTTGTGCAGGATCAAGTGCTCTCAGAAATGCAGAAAAAGCTTGATAACTTGTGTAATCAGGTCAATTATTTCAATGATAGGCCCGATATCTCCTCCTATAGTTTTGAGTTTTCTGATTGTGGGTGTCAACATTGCGATCATCATCAACTTGTATCAGAACACAATGAAgtaagtattaatttttattactCTGTAGTTAATTAACCTTATGTATGTTTGGTTAAAAAATCTTACTGATTTTGCTAATTACATTGATGTTAATTCAGGATATTTCTGCAGCAAAATCTGTTAATGAAGATGAGATGTATAAGTTTAAAATTGCAAATAATGTTGAACAAGAAGAACGTCGCATGTCTGATTTGTCCGATTGGGCTCCCAGTGTGAACTCCTCAACGAGTATTCAGGTATGAACGTGTTGATATattagtttcatgtatgattttttttataagttactaataaaaatagtaatttgTCGATTAACTTGGTTATCTTGTAAAGTGGAATACACCAATTGAACAAGATATCGGTAAACTTCAGAAAGAATGTGAAGAAAAAGATGCCACAATTAAAGAGTTATCTGCTTTTCTAAATTCAACTGAGTCTCATAGATCAGAGGTACAATTCAACCGCATATATCGAtttattgaaataataataataattttagatgtGTTTTTGTTAACATTGTTTACTCATAATTAATGTATTTTCGTCTGTATAATACAGAGAATTACAGAATTGGAAGATATCATCCGCAGAAAAAACATGCTGATTACAAAGCTTAGGAAGGATATGATGGTTCTTGAACAGAAGGTTCGTGCATCCTAATTTcgctttatattattattttttttttctatgcTTTTATTATGAAAAAAATTCATGCTTCGTAATGTTTAGAGTTTTGTTATTGTGGAACGCGGCAGGAAAACACAATGTAGTGTCTTTATTTGCACCCATTGTTGTAAAACTCTCCTATTACTCCTTTTTAAGAATATGCCGATCCAAAAATTTTCAAATAATGATTAATTAATCGGTCAAAGTTTGTTAATGGGTCATAATCGGATTTGTTGGTCAAAGTTGGATTTAGTCTGTCAAACTCAAAATAGGTTAACATTTCACTAAGGATTTAAAGTAGACTTTGGAGTATTTGAACTAATGAACGATGAACCATTATGCTTATGTATCTAAACAATTACGTTAAAGCATGGTTTAAAAAAACGGTCGCTTCGTACGCCTTGAGGCGCGCCTCAATGCGATTTTCGAATATTCCGTTTTGAAACGTCCGCCTCAAAGGCCAATTAAAACGTACGCCTCAAAAGGGAGAGGCGGTTCGATTTTGGTACGCATCACAGGTAAGTGAAAAACGTACGCCTCATGTTCACAGCCGGTCAACGTCGGTCAAACAACATTTAACGGTGTCGGAAAACTTAGATGTTGCCGGAATCGAGTAAAGATGAGGAAGGAGAACACGAAAATCAAATAGAAGAGAAGATaggaagaaaaaaaattgaaaccTGTAAAATCCGGTGACCGGAGTTAGGGCTTTTGTTCTTGGAAGAATATTTCGTTAGGCATGGGTTGTTGAAGCATCCCAAAATCAGACATAGTTTAATGAATTCTTTGATGTACTTGTCTGGTACTTGTAATATCAATGGAAGAGAAAAGAATGGAGAATGATCTTTTTAGATcatcataataatgatgatgatgtgtaTGTAATAAAGAATGAGAAAAGGAAACAAGTGGATCTTTTTAGATCTGGTATAGATATTTTAAGTAcgttgtactccgtatatatttatttttttcttttatcaAAGAACAATAATAGCCCCTCAACTTTTACCAAACTTTAATACCAAGAACAAACTAGATATGAACTCTTAAACCTTTAATTAAATGACATTAACAGTCCCTgttaatttttttatgtatttttttaactCCGCCTCGAACGTACGCCTCGGTTCGCCTCGAGGCGTACGCCTCGCCTCACAGAGGGAAAACGCCTCGAGGCACGTTTCCGTTTTTTTAAACCTTGCGTTAAAGTTTATCTATACGTTGTTGTGTTTTAGGTAATTCATCTCACGAGGTTCAGAAGACCGTCTACCTCAAAGTCAAATTCGGCCTCGAAAAAGCTTCCTCTACTGACCGACAATTTAATATACGATATGGATAGCACAACGAGCCCATCTGATGATTCAGATTCGTCTGCTAAAAAGAAGCATCGTTTTCCTTTATTGAATAACGTACACAAAGAAAAACGTCATGACGCGATTATGCAGAAACAAAAACCGACATTTCTCAATACTGTTGACCTGGCAGCTAAATCAAGTGAACCACAACCTTTACAATCTGTAATTCCTCTTAAAGAGAAATCGCTTAATCAACAAGTACCTGCCGTCGacaggtcaaagtcaaagtcaaagtcaaagtcaagggAGTTGAGGTCTGGTTCTGGAAATGATAAGATCAAAAATGGTATAAGTTCACACTCAGCCAAATCTAGAGTTCCTGCAGCACATAAGAGATGGAGTTAAAGATGTTTGCACCTAAAATCAAATTGTTTTTTAGCTTTGAGTtgtttataacttgaaaatatttacAAGGATTTAGTGATTACCTAGTATTGGTaccataaactttctagtttgacctTTTTTGCATCTATCTGTTTACACAATAAGTGATGCCTAAGTAGCACACTTGAAAAGGACACATCACCAAAAAAAAATTGAATGCAATTAGTCAATGATGTTGAGGTTTCTAATAATCTATTTTTTCTCTAAACAGCAGCCTACAATTTTCTCCACAAAAAGTAGATAATTCATTATTAAATATCAAGATGTACTTAGATATTCTAAAGTGTGTCAGTTTCTATTAAGATGATAaatctccttttttttttttttttaactaatccTTTTTTATGGTAATAGCTATTTATGAAAAAGGTTTGAATTAATCAAAAAAATTCTTTGAAAAACAGAACCAATAGATTTGAGCTCTTTTTGATAATCTTGTGGTTTAAATGATtgctatatatgcatatatataatataatatattagtcCTTTTAACCCATTTCTGTAGTTCAAAAAGAGTGTCTTCAAATTCCTCCAGTACTGTCTAAAGTAGTCAAAATTCAAAGTCATTCTAATGGAGTACCAATTTTGATTTAGTCACTAGTTACATGGTTAATTGACTACTAGTTTCTACTTGATTTAAATATCCAAAGTATATAAATTTATTTTCTAGAAGGCAAAGTATGGAAATTAAAACAGTAAAGTCAAGGTGTAATGTAATACGTAGTATAAATAAGGATTAGAACTTTACGTTATGATTTTAAAATGTTGAGGTGTGGAGAGCGTTGAACAAAAAGACAAACAAGAAATCCAGGACCCTCGCGTTTGGCTAGATGGTGTCCTGGTTCGCAACTCGCAAGGTCCGCAATCAAAGATCATGATCGAGGGTTTTGATGTTTCTGAGATTCACAGCCTCGCGTATCGCGAGAAGAGGGTCGCGAAACGCAACATAGTCCTTGGCCAGAAAGTCATCTTAATTGCTTCTTAATTGCTTCTATATTTATATTCTCCTATAAAGGGTATGTCGATGTATCCAGGAGAGTTTATCGCGCCAACATTGGTCTATGGTTCTCGTGATTTTATGATACAACTAAACTAATGTAGATAGTTGTATTGTAATGGTGATTTTTTGTTTGTGAAGGGTTACGGAGTGAGGGTCAGATCGATGGGATCGTTGCAGAAATTTTTTTCGGGAGATCCGAATGTGGAATTTGAGTTCTCGTTCCTCGCTATCTCGTACAAAGGAATATAAATTCGGATGTTCATGCGCAGCTGGAGGAGAAAATTCATAGTGAGTGCGTTAACCATCGGATAGCCTTGAATTTTAGATTGTAGGTTCAGGACACATATATCTAGATGTGTTAATAATTTGGAGACAATCGGACCATTGGACTTTCATATATGATTTTTCGAACTTTCCGCAGTTTTAGGATGAACTTTTCGGTTTTGTTGAAGCGAGTGCGAGGCGGTTTTGTCTTGTGAAACTTTGGACGATACAGGATGGATTTTCAAGGATGGTGGTTTATTACGGGAGCTCAGGAAGGTGGTCACTCTCAGGTTTGGGTGGTTGGGTAACAAAACGAGAATACGTCCGGGTATTGAAATCGACAGTGGTAGTTATCAGGAAGTTTGATACTTGCGGATTGAAAGGGGGTGACCAAAGAATTTTTTGGTTGGATATTCCAGAGTATGTAGAATATGCGTGCGGGTTTGAG
The window above is part of the Rutidosis leptorrhynchoides isolate AG116_Rl617_1_P2 chromosome 1, CSIRO_AGI_Rlap_v1, whole genome shotgun sequence genome. Proteins encoded here:
- the LOC139893441 gene encoding uncharacterized protein, which codes for MEAVDDGNPPPFTTSQWISVSPYPYPSPRRLSSHFTPPTRPVKAVKHLAWVSLQGRIVGAEEATSSKTIGGCLSAKETVAWELFTPIQRVLIVAVIAVAAANSKKNKLICQLKKSVEIRDQVLSEMQKKLDNLCNQVNYFNDRPDISSYSFEFSDCGCQHCDHHQLVSEHNEDISAAKSVNEDEMYKFKIANNVEQEERRMSDLSDWAPSVNSSTSIQWNTPIEQDIGKLQKECEEKDATIKELSAFLNSTESHRSERITELEDIIRRKNMLITKLRKDMMVLEQKVIHLTRFRRPSTSKSNSASKKLPLLTDNLIYDMDSTTSPSDDSDSSAKKKHRFPLLNNVHKEKRHDAIMQKQKPTFLNTVDLAAKSSEPQPLQSVIPLKEKSLNQQVPAVDRSKSKSKSKSRELRSGSGNDKIKNGISSHSAKSRVPAAHKRWS